One segment of Eschrichtius robustus isolate mEscRob2 chromosome 3, mEscRob2.pri, whole genome shotgun sequence DNA contains the following:
- the REN gene encoding renin isoform X2 encodes MLKERLKAARRIFLKKMPSVWESLKERGVDVARLGAEWSQLTKTLSFGNRTSPVVLTNYLDTQYYGEIGIGTPPQTFKVIFDTGSANLWVPSTKCSPLYMACEIHSLYDSSESSSYVENGTEFTIHYGSGKVKGFLSQDLVTVGGITVTQTFGEVTELPLIPFMLAKFDGVLGMGFPAQAIEGVTPVFDHILSQRVLKEDVFSVYYSRNSHLLGGEIVLGGSDPQYYQENFHYVSVSKTGSWQIRMKGVSVRSTTLLCEEGCMVVVDTGASYISGPTSSLRLLMETLGAKELSTDEYVVNCNQVPTLPDISFHLGGRAYTLTSADYVLQDPYNSDDLCTLALHGLDVPPPTGPVWVLGASFIRKFYTEFDRRNNRIGFALAR; translated from the exons atgttaaaagaaaggCTTAAGGCAGCCCGAAG GATCTTCCTCAAGAAAATGCCCTCCGTCTGGGAAAGCCTGAAGGAGCGAGGCGTGGACGTGGCCAGGCTGGGTGCTGAGTGGAGCCAGCTCACCAAGACACTCTCCTTTGGCAACCGCACCTCCCCCGTGGTGCTCACCAACTACCTGGAT ACCCAGTACTATGGCGAGATCGGCATTGGCACCCCACCACAGACCTTCAAAGTCATCTTTGACACGGGCTCAGCCAACCTCTGGGTGCCCTCCACCAAGTGCAGCCCTCTCTACATGGCCTGTG AGATTCACAGCCTCTACGACTCCTCGGAATCCTCCAGCTATGTGGAGAATGGGACGGAATTCACCATCCACTATGGATCTGGGAAGGTCAAAGGCTTCCTGAGCCAGGACCTGGTGACT GTGGGTGGAATCACAGTCACACAGACGTTTGGAGAGGTCACGGAGCTGCCCCTGATACCTTTCATGCTGGCCAAGTTTGATGGTGTTCTGGGCATGGGCTTCCCTGCACAGGCCATTGAGGGGGTCACCCCTGTCTTTGACCACATCCTCTCCCAAAGGGTGCTGAAGGAGGACGTCTTCTCTGTCTACTACAGCAG GAATTCCCACTTGCTGGGGGGAGAGATCGTGCTGGGAGGCAGCGACCCGCAGTATTACCAAGAGAATTTCCACTACGTGAGCGTCAGCAAGACTGGCTCCTGGCAGATCAGAATGAAAGG GGTGTCTGTGAGGTCGACCACTTTGCTCTGTGAGGAGGGCTGCATGGTAGTGGTGGATACCGGTGCATCTTACATTTCGGGTCCCACCAGCTCCTTAAGGCTGCTCATGGAGACCCTGGGGGCCAAGGAGCTGAGCACAGATGAA TACGTCGTGAACTGTAACCAAGTGCCCACACTCCCTGACATCTCCTTCCACCTCGGAGGCAGAGCCTACACGCTCACCAGTGCGGACTATGTATTACAG GACCCCTACAATAGTGATGATCTGTGTACACTGGCCCTCCATGGTCTGGACGTCCCACCGCCCACGGGGCCAGTCTGGGTCCTGGGTGCCAGCTTCATCCGCAAGTTCTACACGGAGTTTGATCGGCGTAACAATCGCATTGGCTTTGCCCTGGCCCGCTGA
- the REN gene encoding renin isoform X1 translates to MPRWGLLLVLWGSCTFGLPADTGAFRRIFLKKMPSVWESLKERGVDVARLGAEWSQLTKTLSFGNRTSPVVLTNYLDTQYYGEIGIGTPPQTFKVIFDTGSANLWVPSTKCSPLYMACEIHSLYDSSESSSYVENGTEFTIHYGSGKVKGFLSQDLVTVGGITVTQTFGEVTELPLIPFMLAKFDGVLGMGFPAQAIEGVTPVFDHILSQRVLKEDVFSVYYSRNSHLLGGEIVLGGSDPQYYQENFHYVSVSKTGSWQIRMKGVSVRSTTLLCEEGCMVVVDTGASYISGPTSSLRLLMETLGAKELSTDEYVVNCNQVPTLPDISFHLGGRAYTLTSADYVLQDPYNSDDLCTLALHGLDVPPPTGPVWVLGASFIRKFYTEFDRRNNRIGFALAR, encoded by the exons ATGCCTCGCTGGGGACTCCTGCTGGTGCTCTGGGGCTCCTGCACCTTCGGTCTCCCCGCAGACACTGGCGCCTTCAGACG GATCTTCCTCAAGAAAATGCCCTCCGTCTGGGAAAGCCTGAAGGAGCGAGGCGTGGACGTGGCCAGGCTGGGTGCTGAGTGGAGCCAGCTCACCAAGACACTCTCCTTTGGCAACCGCACCTCCCCCGTGGTGCTCACCAACTACCTGGAT ACCCAGTACTATGGCGAGATCGGCATTGGCACCCCACCACAGACCTTCAAAGTCATCTTTGACACGGGCTCAGCCAACCTCTGGGTGCCCTCCACCAAGTGCAGCCCTCTCTACATGGCCTGTG AGATTCACAGCCTCTACGACTCCTCGGAATCCTCCAGCTATGTGGAGAATGGGACGGAATTCACCATCCACTATGGATCTGGGAAGGTCAAAGGCTTCCTGAGCCAGGACCTGGTGACT GTGGGTGGAATCACAGTCACACAGACGTTTGGAGAGGTCACGGAGCTGCCCCTGATACCTTTCATGCTGGCCAAGTTTGATGGTGTTCTGGGCATGGGCTTCCCTGCACAGGCCATTGAGGGGGTCACCCCTGTCTTTGACCACATCCTCTCCCAAAGGGTGCTGAAGGAGGACGTCTTCTCTGTCTACTACAGCAG GAATTCCCACTTGCTGGGGGGAGAGATCGTGCTGGGAGGCAGCGACCCGCAGTATTACCAAGAGAATTTCCACTACGTGAGCGTCAGCAAGACTGGCTCCTGGCAGATCAGAATGAAAGG GGTGTCTGTGAGGTCGACCACTTTGCTCTGTGAGGAGGGCTGCATGGTAGTGGTGGATACCGGTGCATCTTACATTTCGGGTCCCACCAGCTCCTTAAGGCTGCTCATGGAGACCCTGGGGGCCAAGGAGCTGAGCACAGATGAA TACGTCGTGAACTGTAACCAAGTGCCCACACTCCCTGACATCTCCTTCCACCTCGGAGGCAGAGCCTACACGCTCACCAGTGCGGACTATGTATTACAG GACCCCTACAATAGTGATGATCTGTGTACACTGGCCCTCCATGGTCTGGACGTCCCACCGCCCACGGGGCCAGTCTGGGTCCTGGGTGCCAGCTTCATCCGCAAGTTCTACACGGAGTTTGATCGGCGTAACAATCGCATTGGCTTTGCCCTGGCCCGCTGA
- the KISS1 gene encoding metastasis-suppressor KiSS-1, which produces MNSLVSWQLMLFLCAVSFRETLEKAAPMENPRATGPRLRPPALLAFGAQSPRCAERKPAAAGPSPRGASLCPPPESSAGPQLPGLCAPRSRLIPAPRGGVLVQREKDLSAYNWNSFGLRYGKRQAAPPGSRGRGAGQS; this is translated from the exons ATGAACTCACTGGTTTCTTGGCAGCTGATGCTTTTCCTTTGTGCCGTCTCCTTCAGGGAGACCTTAGAAAAGGCGGCGCCCATGGAGAATCCTAGAGCCACAG GCCCGCGGCTCAGACCCCCGGCGCTTCTGGCCTTCGGGGCGCAGAGCCCGCGGTGCGCGGAGAGGAAGCCCGCCGCTGCCGGGCCGAGCCCTCGGGGGGCCTCGCTGTGCCCTCCTCCCGAGAGCTCCGCTGGGCCCCAGCTGCCGGGCCTGTGCGCCCCCCGCAGTCGCCTGATCCCCGCCCCGCGCGGCGGCGTGCTGGTGCAGCGAGAGAAGGACCTGTCCGCCTACAACTGGAACTCCTTCGGCCTACGTTACGGAAAGCGGCAGGCGGCGCCGCCCGGCAGCCGCGGCCGAGGCGCCGGGCAAAGCTGA